The Mixta hanseatica genome includes a region encoding these proteins:
- a CDS encoding TetR/AcrR family transcriptional regulator, which produces MSDRKQVILDTATELFNREGYQAVGVDKIITTAGVSKLTLYRHFPSKEALIQSVLEQRKSQFLTDLNAALAQQDSPKAQLQAFFAYYENWFQSDDFRGCMFMNSVLEFGEKSQALLAINRGLREELIALLSQILRHWLKRKPAQRIAYTCNMLIDGAIMSQVTWGKESEYSPADIAWSTAKNLLATEGVAI; this is translated from the coding sequence ATGAGCGACAGAAAACAAGTAATTCTGGATACGGCGACCGAGCTTTTTAATCGAGAGGGTTATCAGGCGGTCGGCGTGGATAAAATCATCACGACCGCAGGCGTCTCCAAATTAACGCTATATCGCCATTTTCCGTCTAAGGAAGCGTTGATTCAGAGCGTGCTGGAACAAAGGAAAAGCCAGTTTTTAACGGATCTCAACGCGGCGCTGGCGCAGCAGGATTCGCCGAAAGCGCAGCTGCAGGCTTTTTTCGCTTACTATGAAAATTGGTTTCAAAGCGACGATTTCCGGGGCTGTATGTTTATGAATTCGGTACTGGAATTTGGCGAAAAATCGCAGGCGCTGTTGGCGATAAACCGCGGGCTGCGTGAAGAGCTGATTGCATTGCTCAGTCAAATTTTGCGTCACTGGCTTAAGCGCAAGCCTGCGCAGCGTATCGCTTACACATGCAACATGTTGATTGACGGCGCCATTATGTCTCAAGTGACGTGGGGCAAAGAAAGTGAATACTCTCCAGCCGATATAGCCTGGTCTACAGCTAAAAACTTACTGGCGACAGAAGGCGTGGCTATTTAA
- a CDS encoding polyketide cyclase yields MLPTHTLSLSITRHWLDLYETIWKPEYFPKWVSQLGEAPLQAEGSYWKAKGPDGTLKVRFSEHNSYGVMDYWIDNGFGKEIYMPMRIVPNQEGAQVLLTHFRQPFTSDEIFQQELAILEQNLQRLYQRVTS; encoded by the coding sequence ATGCTGCCAACACATACGCTAAGTCTGTCCATTACACGTCACTGGCTGGATCTCTATGAAACTATCTGGAAGCCAGAATATTTTCCAAAGTGGGTTTCCCAACTCGGTGAAGCGCCGTTGCAGGCAGAAGGAAGCTATTGGAAAGCCAAAGGCCCGGATGGCACCTTAAAAGTGCGCTTTTCCGAGCACAACAGCTATGGGGTTATGGACTACTGGATTGATAATGGTTTCGGTAAAGAGATCTATATGCCGATGCGCATTGTTCCCAATCAGGAAGGGGCCCAGGTGCTGCTGACGCATTTTCGTCAACCCTTTACCTCTGATGAAATATTTCAGCAGGAGTTAGCGATATTAGAGCAGAACCTGCAGCGGCTTTACCAGCGGGTAACGTCCTGA
- a CDS encoding bacteriocin immunity protein, whose translation MERISLQDFTEQEFINFARKILLAEFETTEGLLKAITEFVLLAGHPAGTDLILYPQDFNINTPQNMVDVIKTWRNQHGLPCFRDDYLAVAL comes from the coding sequence ATGGAACGCATATCTCTGCAAGACTTTACCGAGCAAGAGTTTATTAATTTTGCACGTAAAATACTGTTAGCTGAGTTTGAAACGACTGAAGGATTATTAAAAGCAATAACGGAATTTGTGTTATTAGCGGGTCATCCGGCGGGTACCGATCTTATTTTATATCCGCAGGATTTTAATATTAACACGCCGCAAAATATGGTGGATGTGATAAAAACCTGGCGAAATCAGCACGGACTACCCTGCTTCAGGGATGATTATCTCGCTGTTGCTTTATAA